In a genomic window of Occallatibacter riparius:
- a CDS encoding adenine phosphoribosyltransferase codes for MPETQKPVDVDSLKALVRTVPDFPKPGILFYDITTLLKDKTGFAQLIDAMAAHYLSQKIDLVLGIEARGFIFGPALAYRLNAGFVPVRKPRKLPAPVARVTYDLEYGTDTLEIHLDAIQSGQKVVLVDDLLATGGTMEATVKLVKQLGGEIAGLGFAVELDFLKGRDRFPGYDVFSLLHYDE; via the coding sequence ATGCCGGAAACACAGAAGCCAGTCGACGTCGATAGCCTCAAAGCGCTTGTGCGCACCGTACCCGATTTCCCCAAGCCGGGAATCCTGTTCTACGACATCACCACCCTGCTCAAGGACAAGACCGGCTTTGCACAGCTCATCGATGCCATGGCGGCGCACTATCTTTCACAGAAGATTGATCTTGTGCTGGGCATTGAGGCCCGCGGATTCATCTTTGGACCGGCCCTGGCTTATCGGCTGAACGCCGGGTTCGTGCCTGTCCGCAAGCCGCGGAAGCTGCCTGCGCCGGTGGCGCGCGTCACCTACGACCTCGAATACGGTACCGATACGCTGGAGATTCACCTCGACGCCATCCAGTCCGGGCAGAAAGTGGTGCTGGTCGATGACCTTCTCGCCACGGGTGGAACCATGGAAGCTACGGTCAAGCTGGTGAAGCAGCTAGGCGGCGAGATCGCCGGCCTGGGCTTTGCCGTGGAGCTCGATTTCCTGAAAGGCCGGGACCGCTTCCCCGGGTACGACGTTTTCAGCCTGCTGCACTACGACGAATAA
- a CDS encoding beta-propeller fold lactonase family protein — protein sequence MKFSKSSGQLLLVALIGLVVASLLSACQLVTIDYLYVAGTYSNTQGTNGAIQVFAVDSQSGAIRFAAGTEKTPFLTGGQTPVAMAVSSDEANLYVAVADNNTVVHYTIASNGVLTKKDSVTLADPPTALAVNQANSFLYVLSGTTTSTLTAYSIKGGAIGSATEQHQLIIPGYAGDVTVPTAVAVLPNNSAVFASVYDQSSYNPGGTITSAAHPGWVFSFGADSSGALTPANGNAFQAGVKPTGVAVDPTNRFVYVTDYASNQLIGYGITDNTKLNFLISGPYKTGAEPSAVTVDPRGKYIYVSNSLDSTVSAYAIDLATGIPSIVINTTGSQLNASDTQPVAVAVDPALGRYVYTSNFLGNSVSGFRLNPNTGALAQTQATPYPSLSKPRAIAIISHGNHSLQNTTP from the coding sequence ATGAAGTTCAGCAAATCATCGGGCCAGCTCTTGCTGGTCGCTCTGATCGGCCTCGTGGTGGCCTCCCTGCTCTCAGCCTGCCAGCTGGTAACAATTGACTATCTTTATGTCGCCGGCACCTACAGCAATACCCAGGGCACCAATGGCGCCATCCAGGTCTTCGCTGTCGATTCGCAATCCGGCGCGATACGCTTTGCCGCAGGCACGGAGAAGACCCCCTTCCTGACCGGCGGCCAGACTCCCGTCGCCATGGCCGTGAGCTCCGATGAGGCCAATCTCTACGTCGCCGTGGCCGATAACAACACCGTGGTTCACTACACCATCGCTTCGAACGGCGTGCTCACCAAGAAGGACAGTGTTACGCTCGCCGATCCGCCCACGGCTCTGGCCGTGAACCAGGCGAACTCGTTCCTCTACGTGCTTTCGGGAACCACGACGTCGACCCTGACCGCCTATTCCATCAAGGGCGGCGCAATCGGATCGGCCACCGAGCAGCACCAGCTGATTATCCCCGGCTACGCAGGCGATGTCACAGTGCCCACCGCCGTGGCCGTGCTGCCCAACAACAGCGCCGTGTTCGCCAGCGTGTATGACCAGTCGTCTTACAATCCCGGCGGCACCATCACCAGCGCCGCGCACCCGGGCTGGGTCTTCTCTTTCGGAGCTGATTCGTCGGGCGCTCTCACGCCGGCGAACGGCAACGCGTTCCAGGCGGGTGTGAAGCCCACCGGCGTGGCCGTCGATCCCACCAACCGCTTCGTCTACGTGACCGACTATGCGTCGAATCAGCTCATCGGCTACGGCATCACCGACAACACCAAGCTGAACTTCCTCATCAGCGGTCCTTACAAGACCGGCGCCGAGCCCAGTGCCGTCACCGTTGATCCGCGCGGCAAGTACATCTACGTCTCCAACTCGCTCGACTCCACGGTTTCGGCGTACGCCATCGATCTCGCCACCGGTATCCCCTCCATCGTCATCAACACCACCGGCAGCCAGTTGAACGCGTCTGACACCCAGCCCGTCGCCGTCGCAGTCGATCCCGCCCTGGGACGCTACGTATACACGTCCAACTTCCTCGGCAACTCGGTCAGCGGCTTCCGCCTGAATCCCAATACCGGCGCTCTCGCGCAGACGCAGGCAACGCCCTATCCGTCTCTGTCGAAGCCGCGCGCCATCGCCATCATCTCGCACGGCAACCACTCGCTGCAGAACACCACGCCGTAA
- a CDS encoding acyltransferase family protein, with protein METRKPDRLNALTGLRTFAAVNIVFFHFSNPLWFGIFAPIVNAGYASVSYFILLSGFVLGYNYGGRARTGQLHTWRFYKARFTRLYPIYLLSLLMAWRMVPQEYASHTHTMFWLGMVLSPLLLQGWIPEIATFLNTPAWTMSAESFYYVLFPFLARWKQPQTMGPLLRRLTVIWLLGLIPGTLYVIFSPDGIPHPDRFSTGTWLQALKFTPLPHMASFVFGVVLAELDELIPRDGHLRFWLGVGGFGAAFLLLSLGGRIPYAVIHDGLLMPLFGCIILGLAGRNPLAHALGVRPLVFVGEASYCLYLLHFNFWNLIHDTHVLDRVGLAWMDPWISYVILILMSLAALHFVEKPAQKWLRKLMTANA; from the coding sequence GTGGAGACACGCAAGCCAGACAGGCTGAACGCGTTGACCGGCCTGCGCACCTTCGCGGCCGTCAACATCGTCTTCTTCCATTTCTCCAATCCCCTGTGGTTTGGCATCTTCGCGCCCATCGTTAATGCGGGCTACGCTTCGGTGAGCTACTTCATTTTGCTCTCCGGTTTTGTGCTGGGTTATAACTACGGCGGCCGCGCGCGGACGGGGCAACTGCACACATGGCGCTTCTATAAAGCGCGGTTTACGCGGCTCTATCCCATCTACCTGCTGAGCCTTTTGATGGCGTGGCGCATGGTGCCGCAGGAGTACGCTTCGCACACACACACCATGTTCTGGCTGGGCATGGTGCTGAGCCCTCTGCTACTGCAGGGGTGGATTCCCGAAATTGCCACGTTTCTGAACACGCCGGCGTGGACCATGTCCGCCGAGTCGTTCTATTACGTGCTGTTCCCGTTCCTGGCGCGCTGGAAGCAGCCGCAGACGATGGGTCCGCTGCTGCGACGGCTGACGGTGATCTGGCTGTTGGGACTGATTCCGGGAACGCTGTATGTGATCTTCAGTCCCGACGGCATTCCGCATCCCGACCGCTTCTCGACTGGGACCTGGCTGCAGGCGTTGAAGTTCACGCCGCTGCCCCACATGGCCAGCTTCGTCTTCGGCGTGGTGCTGGCGGAGCTGGACGAGTTGATTCCCCGCGACGGGCATCTGCGGTTCTGGCTGGGCGTGGGGGGATTCGGAGCGGCGTTCTTACTGCTTTCGCTGGGTGGCCGCATTCCCTATGCGGTGATCCACGACGGCCTGCTCATGCCGCTGTTCGGATGCATCATTCTGGGCCTGGCCGGCAGGAATCCGCTGGCGCACGCACTGGGCGTGAGGCCTCTGGTCTTCGTCGGTGAAGCCAGCTACTGCCTCTACCTGCTGCACTTCAACTTCTGGAACCTGATCCACGACACGCACGTGCTCGATCGGGTGGGACTGGCTTGGATGGATCCGTGGATCAGCTACGTGATTCTCATTCTCATGTCGCTGGCTGCGCTGCACTTTGTCGAGAAGCCCGCGCAGAAGTGGTTGCGGAAGCTGATGACGGCGAATGCGTAG
- a CDS encoding lactonase family protein: protein MKFNKSGQLLLVAAASLGVASLLTACDQFTGSLTVDFVYVTSARAAGPNQYGEVDVFEINQESGRMRQIPTSPFPSGGRNPVAEATHPDEKTLYVVNRDDNTIVQFAIGTDGKLYPQNTVNTPGIFPVATAVAGTNLFVADTYEPLPTCSPASPCTGSVAAWPIKADDSLDRQNPFANTDLGTNYWPLIVPGSKSDIVLPVAIAATSSEIYVAAYDTTANAGYVFAFAVGSNSLTPLNGGVPTPAGIHPSAITADPSGSHLYVTDQTSGNVHGFSISGGALTPIAGSPFVTGNAPSAIVVDKTGKLAYVANSSDSTISGFTIAANGALASSGTFPSDTQPVAIGIDPAMNQYLFTANFLANTVSGYQINAGSGALLNSQFSPYTANANPTAVAAVSHATVSKK from the coding sequence ATGAAGTTCAACAAATCGGGCCAGTTGTTGCTGGTCGCCGCGGCCAGCCTCGGAGTGGCCTCCCTGCTGACGGCCTGTGACCAGTTCACCGGCTCGCTTACCGTCGACTTCGTCTATGTCACCAGCGCAAGAGCGGCCGGCCCGAACCAATACGGCGAAGTCGATGTCTTCGAAATCAACCAGGAGTCAGGCCGCATGCGCCAGATTCCCACATCGCCGTTCCCGTCAGGCGGACGCAATCCCGTGGCCGAAGCCACCCACCCCGACGAGAAAACGCTGTATGTAGTAAACCGCGACGACAACACCATCGTTCAGTTCGCAATCGGCACCGACGGCAAGCTTTATCCGCAAAACACCGTGAACACCCCCGGTATCTTCCCGGTAGCCACAGCCGTTGCCGGCACGAACCTGTTCGTTGCCGATACGTACGAGCCCCTCCCCACCTGCTCGCCTGCCTCGCCCTGCACGGGCTCGGTCGCTGCATGGCCCATCAAAGCCGATGACTCCCTGGATCGCCAGAACCCATTCGCCAACACTGACCTCGGTACCAACTACTGGCCGCTGATCGTTCCCGGCAGCAAATCCGATATCGTTCTCCCGGTCGCCATCGCGGCCACTAGCTCAGAGATTTACGTGGCTGCCTACGATACGACGGCGAATGCCGGTTATGTCTTCGCTTTTGCGGTAGGCAGCAACTCGCTTACGCCTCTGAACGGCGGCGTGCCCACTCCCGCGGGGATTCATCCATCCGCGATTACTGCCGATCCGTCTGGCTCGCACCTGTATGTCACAGATCAGACTAGTGGCAACGTTCACGGCTTCAGCATTTCCGGAGGAGCGCTCACGCCGATCGCCGGCAGCCCGTTTGTCACCGGCAATGCCCCTTCGGCCATCGTTGTCGACAAGACCGGGAAGCTGGCCTACGTGGCAAACTCGTCCGACTCCACCATCAGCGGATTCACGATCGCGGCCAACGGCGCTCTCGCCAGCAGCGGTACGTTCCCGTCTGACACTCAGCCCGTTGCCATCGGCATCGATCCAGCAATGAACCAGTATCTTTTCACGGCGAACTTCCTGGCGAACACGGTGTCCGGATACCAGATCAATGCCGGCTCCGGAGCGTTGCTCAACTCGCAATTCTCGCCGTACACGGCAAACGCCAACCCAACGGCCGTAGCAGCCGTCTCGCACGCCACGGTCTCGAAGAAGTAA
- a CDS encoding serine hydrolase, which produces MHSLFRFAAIVCAGAALSAGFAAQNAAATSRVDPAAKADAAASADQYLRAWADQGRFAGTVLIAKGDKILLRKGYGLANYQGKVPNAPETVFRIGSITKMFTAFGILQLEEKGKLSVNDPVVKYVPEIPAAWSAITIHQLLCHKSGIPDFVNAKAYGAFNQPHAVENAIREYADKPLVNAPGATLRYSNSGYVLLGRVIEKVSGKPYDEYITENILKPAGMTHTGMDPTREPKANLANGYRWDGEEVVNAPFSQPDYSPAGGLMSTVDDMYRFDRALKAGTLFSKAIMEKAWGSYGRWTAPPPIPMEADYGYGWMTGNDFGHKWVGHGGWVNGFVSEFNRYPDDDMVVIVLWNFETSNHMIVNRDLEAILFGAPFEMPKAQPIVHPKVETLARYVGNYQLGPMTVQITLKNGRLYAFAPGQPTPYGLVAVSDTEFYCNDAPTQLRFVPDEKGTAGQIVLNLMGREMTAVRAAGTPGL; this is translated from the coding sequence ATGCATTCATTGTTTCGTTTTGCCGCAATCGTATGTGCCGGTGCAGCGTTGAGTGCCGGATTTGCCGCGCAGAATGCTGCTGCAACATCGAGGGTTGATCCGGCCGCCAAAGCTGATGCGGCCGCATCAGCCGACCAGTACTTACGCGCGTGGGCCGATCAGGGGCGGTTCGCGGGGACGGTGCTGATTGCCAAGGGGGACAAGATTCTGCTGCGCAAAGGCTATGGGCTGGCCAATTACCAGGGCAAGGTGCCGAATGCGCCGGAGACGGTCTTCCGTATCGGGTCGATTACGAAGATGTTTACGGCCTTTGGCATCTTGCAGCTTGAGGAGAAGGGCAAGCTGAGCGTGAACGATCCGGTGGTGAAGTATGTGCCGGAGATTCCCGCTGCGTGGAGCGCGATCACGATTCATCAGCTGCTGTGCCACAAGTCGGGTATTCCGGATTTTGTGAACGCCAAGGCGTATGGGGCTTTCAACCAGCCGCATGCTGTGGAGAACGCGATCAGGGAATACGCCGATAAGCCTCTGGTCAACGCGCCCGGCGCTACTCTGCGCTACAGCAACTCGGGCTATGTGCTGCTGGGGCGGGTGATCGAGAAGGTGAGCGGCAAGCCGTATGACGAGTACATCACCGAGAACATTCTGAAGCCGGCAGGGATGACGCACACCGGGATGGATCCGACGCGCGAGCCGAAGGCCAATCTTGCAAACGGCTACAGGTGGGATGGCGAGGAAGTGGTGAATGCTCCGTTTAGCCAGCCTGATTACTCGCCGGCGGGCGGGCTGATGTCGACTGTCGACGACATGTACAGGTTCGATCGCGCGCTGAAGGCCGGCACGCTGTTCAGTAAGGCCATCATGGAGAAGGCATGGGGCAGCTATGGGCGCTGGACGGCGCCGCCGCCGATTCCCATGGAGGCCGACTATGGCTACGGGTGGATGACTGGGAATGATTTCGGGCACAAGTGGGTGGGCCATGGCGGATGGGTGAACGGATTTGTGTCGGAGTTCAACCGCTATCCGGATGACGACATGGTGGTGATCGTGCTGTGGAACTTCGAGACGTCGAACCACATGATCGTGAACCGCGACCTGGAGGCGATCCTGTTCGGAGCGCCGTTCGAGATGCCAAAGGCGCAGCCGATCGTGCATCCCAAGGTGGAGACGCTGGCCCGCTACGTGGGCAACTACCAGCTAGGGCCCATGACGGTGCAGATCACCCTGAAGAACGGCAGGCTGTATGCGTTTGCTCCGGGGCAGCCGACGCCGTATGGGCTGGTGGCTGTTTCCGATACGGAGTTCTACTGCAACGATGCGCCAACCCAGTTGCGGTTTGTTCCGGATGAGAAGGGGACTGCCGGGCAGATCGTGCTGAATCTGATGGGGCGGGAGATGACGGCGGTGAGGGCTGCGGGAACGCCGGGTCTGTGA
- the pyrH gene encoding UMP kinase: MFKRIVLKLSGEALAGTRGFGLDAVKVAETAAEVADVHELGVQIALVVGGGNIFRGVADQAREMDRVSADNMGMLSTIINAIALQDALEQRGVQCRVMTAVFMNQIAEPYIRRRAVRHLEKGRVVIFAAGIGNPFFSTDTAASLRAMEIKADVLLKGTKVEGVYNADPKLVEDAVKYDELTYMDILQQGLKVMDLTAVSLCKDNNLPMIIFNMNQPGNIKRVVMGEKVGSLVTA, translated from the coding sequence ATGTTTAAACGCATTGTTCTTAAGCTCTCTGGCGAGGCGCTGGCCGGTACGCGCGGCTTTGGACTGGACGCCGTGAAGGTGGCCGAAACCGCTGCTGAAGTGGCGGACGTTCACGAACTTGGTGTGCAGATCGCGCTGGTGGTCGGCGGCGGCAACATTTTCCGCGGCGTGGCCGATCAGGCCCGCGAGATGGACCGCGTGAGCGCCGACAACATGGGCATGCTCTCGACCATCATCAACGCCATTGCCCTGCAGGATGCGCTGGAGCAGCGCGGCGTGCAGTGCCGCGTGATGACCGCGGTGTTTATGAACCAGATCGCCGAGCCGTATATCCGACGGCGTGCGGTGCGCCACCTGGAGAAGGGGCGCGTGGTGATCTTCGCGGCGGGCATCGGGAACCCGTTCTTTTCGACGGACACCGCTGCCAGTCTCCGTGCCATGGAGATCAAGGCCGACGTGCTGCTGAAGGGCACCAAGGTCGAGGGCGTCTACAATGCCGACCCCAAGCTGGTGGAAGATGCGGTGAAGTATGACGAGCTCACGTACATGGACATTCTGCAGCAGGGGCTGAAGGTGATGGACCTGACCGCGGTGAGCCTCTGCAAAGACAACAACCTGCCCATGATCATCTTCAACATGAACCAGCCGGGTAATATCAAGCGCGTGGTGATGGGGGAGAAGGTCGGGTCGCTCGTCACTGCGTGA
- a CDS encoding lactonase family protein — MKFRKFGKALLMSALSVGAVLSLSSCVQSYTVGFLYVTGNQTSGSTGQGVISGFKIDHNTGQLRPVNGMPVASGGSNPVRAILLQGSRFVYVLNKGRDANGGADCTSAGSPCAGANVTLFSVGGNGSLSPQPQTFTSQGNNPLRMIADASGTYVFVLDHDAPDSGKGTSNSCSLALGPNVTTCGDITVFKVDSTTGRLSLVLNSQVSSAAGQPLPYFPVPVNPVDFVISGSYVLTLTDNPSVGNLVFPYNYSQATGQLTISQNGPQPLNINKATAIQSGNGSIYVLDNEPITYSGGIFGSGSAPSQILPYTVGSGGALQAQSGGAVPVDATQSNPLFLLVESKGKWAYVANTGNSADPNNAQSGLTGYVIDNSTKQLTPMSGSPFGAGAGPQCLVEDPSNQFVYTAGFNDSAVSGRVLDQNSGVLNLLPGKANKAYALPGPATYCLVNGRTS; from the coding sequence ATGAAGTTTAGGAAATTCGGCAAGGCCCTTTTGATGAGCGCCCTCTCTGTTGGCGCCGTCCTCAGCCTTTCGTCTTGCGTCCAGAGTTATACCGTCGGCTTCCTCTATGTAACCGGTAACCAGACCTCCGGATCAACCGGCCAGGGCGTCATCAGCGGGTTCAAGATTGATCACAACACCGGCCAGCTGAGACCGGTGAATGGAATGCCGGTCGCCTCAGGCGGCTCCAATCCGGTGCGTGCCATTCTGCTGCAGGGTTCCCGGTTCGTCTATGTCCTGAATAAAGGACGCGACGCCAATGGAGGTGCAGACTGCACCTCCGCCGGTTCTCCGTGCGCAGGTGCCAACGTCACCCTCTTTTCCGTCGGCGGCAATGGTTCACTGAGCCCTCAGCCGCAGACATTCACCAGCCAGGGCAACAATCCCTTGCGCATGATCGCGGATGCCTCCGGCACCTACGTTTTCGTTCTCGATCACGATGCTCCCGACAGCGGCAAGGGGACTTCGAATTCCTGCTCGCTCGCGCTTGGGCCGAACGTGACTACCTGCGGCGACATCACCGTGTTCAAGGTTGACTCCACCACAGGCCGGCTCAGCCTGGTCCTGAATTCGCAGGTTTCTTCGGCGGCCGGACAGCCCCTGCCGTATTTCCCTGTCCCAGTCAATCCTGTCGACTTCGTCATCTCCGGCAGCTACGTGCTGACCCTTACCGACAATCCGTCGGTCGGCAATCTGGTCTTCCCGTACAACTACTCGCAGGCCACCGGCCAGCTCACGATCAGCCAGAACGGCCCGCAGCCCCTGAACATCAACAAGGCGACCGCAATCCAGTCGGGCAACGGATCCATCTACGTTCTCGATAACGAGCCAATCACCTACTCCGGCGGAATCTTTGGAAGCGGCTCTGCTCCCAGCCAGATCCTGCCTTACACCGTCGGCAGCGGCGGCGCCCTTCAGGCGCAGAGTGGCGGCGCGGTTCCGGTCGATGCCACACAGTCGAACCCCCTGTTCCTCCTGGTTGAGTCCAAGGGTAAGTGGGCCTACGTGGCGAACACCGGCAACAGTGCCGACCCGAACAACGCCCAGAGCGGCCTGACAGGCTACGTGATCGACAACTCGACCAAGCAGTTGACCCCCATGTCGGGCAGCCCGTTCGGCGCTGGAGCTGGTCCGCAGTGCCTGGTTGAGGATCCGTCGAATCAGTTCGTCTATACGGCCGGCTTCAATGATTCAGCGGTTAGCGGCCGCGTGCTCGACCAGAACTCAGGCGTACTGAACCTGCTGCCCGGAAAGGCCAACAAGGCGTACGCGCTTCCTGGCCCGGCCACCTACTGCTTGGTCAACGGACGCACCAGCTAG
- a CDS encoding YdeI/OmpD-associated family protein: MAGESMNPKVDAYIEKAKPFAQPILEHLRKLMHKGCPDVEEAIKWSMPFFVYKGAILANMAAFKEHCSFGFWGKEIAAVLAEAGVVSGEGMGTLGRIASVKDLPSDKQMLGWIRQAASFVDDGTYTSPMAGRNKVVKAPKAQVEMGPEFAAALKKNKGAAKVFEAFSPSCKREYIEWIADAKREETRDKRIAQAVEWIAEGKQRNWKYQNC, translated from the coding sequence ATGGCAGGCGAGAGCATGAACCCGAAGGTCGACGCATACATTGAGAAGGCGAAGCCGTTTGCGCAGCCGATTCTCGAACACTTGCGCAAGCTGATGCACAAGGGCTGTCCCGATGTGGAAGAGGCCATCAAGTGGAGCATGCCGTTCTTTGTCTACAAGGGCGCGATTCTGGCCAACATGGCAGCCTTCAAGGAGCACTGCAGCTTCGGCTTCTGGGGTAAGGAGATTGCGGCGGTACTGGCGGAGGCGGGCGTCGTGAGCGGCGAGGGCATGGGTACGCTGGGCCGCATCGCGAGCGTGAAGGACCTTCCATCAGACAAGCAGATGCTGGGATGGATTCGGCAGGCAGCCAGTTTTGTCGATGATGGGACGTATACGAGCCCGATGGCGGGACGCAACAAGGTGGTAAAGGCACCGAAGGCGCAGGTGGAGATGGGACCGGAGTTTGCCGCGGCGCTCAAGAAGAACAAGGGCGCCGCGAAGGTCTTTGAGGCCTTCAGCCCGAGTTGCAAGCGGGAGTACATCGAGTGGATTGCCGATGCCAAGCGCGAAGAGACGCGGGATAAGCGGATTGCGCAGGCGGTGGAGTGGATCGCGGAAGGCAAGCAGCGGAACTGGAAATATCAGAATTGCTGA
- the ftsH gene encoding ATP-dependent zinc metalloprotease FtsH has protein sequence MNSTVKTIMFWVFILVCLMMLWAVVSKSTSMGKTAEIGYSDLLDKIDAGQVQDVTIQGTDVHGHLKGQKDEFHTVIAAGQVDNLSKELRSNKVTFGNKDPQNNGLMLQILFNVGPFVLIGAIWFFMLRQMQSGGNKALSFGKSRARLLSMQQKKVTFKDVAGVDEAKEELKEIIEYLREPQKFQKLGGRIPKGVLLVGPPGTGKTLLARAVAGEANVPFFSISGSDFVEMFVGVGASRVRDLFEQGKKNAPCIIFIDEIDAVGRHRGAGLGGGHDEREQTLNQLLVEMDGFESNDGVILVAATNRPDVLDPALLRPGRFDRRVVVGLPDVRGREEVLRVHVKKVPLSDDVNLNVLARGTPGFSGADLANMVNEAALNGARLNRKQVTMYDFELAKDKVLMGAERKSMLLTDEEKRVTAYHEAGHALVSFLRDHSDPIHKVTIIPRGMALGVTVYLPDDRHNYTRDYLETRLATAYGGRVAEEIFLNQMSTGAGSDIEVATDLARRMVCEYGMSRLGPLTFGKKEEQIFLGREIAQHRDFSEETARQIDLEVRRYIDEAYQSAYTLINTHQDAMHRLSAALLERETIDADEVKLLIEGKELPPMRSPLAAPGDGPGTGQQVLKPESRGGSGFPEGSPSPA, from the coding sequence GTGAATTCAACCGTAAAGACAATCATGTTCTGGGTCTTCATCCTGGTCTGCCTGATGATGCTGTGGGCAGTGGTGTCGAAGAGCACGAGCATGGGTAAGACCGCGGAAATTGGCTATTCCGATCTGCTCGACAAGATCGACGCCGGCCAGGTTCAGGATGTAACCATCCAGGGCACCGATGTTCATGGCCATCTCAAGGGGCAGAAGGACGAGTTCCACACCGTTATCGCTGCGGGGCAGGTGGACAACCTGAGCAAGGAACTGCGCTCCAACAAGGTGACGTTCGGGAACAAGGACCCGCAGAACAACGGCCTCATGTTGCAGATTCTGTTCAACGTGGGTCCGTTTGTGCTGATCGGCGCCATCTGGTTCTTCATGCTGCGGCAGATGCAGAGTGGCGGCAACAAGGCGCTGAGCTTCGGCAAGAGCCGGGCGCGCCTGCTCTCGATGCAGCAGAAGAAGGTCACGTTCAAGGATGTGGCCGGCGTGGATGAGGCCAAGGAAGAACTCAAGGAGATCATCGAGTACCTGCGCGAGCCGCAGAAGTTCCAGAAGCTCGGTGGACGCATCCCCAAGGGCGTGCTGCTCGTCGGACCTCCGGGAACCGGCAAGACCCTGCTGGCGCGTGCGGTGGCCGGCGAGGCCAACGTGCCGTTTTTCTCCATCTCCGGTTCTGACTTCGTGGAGATGTTCGTCGGCGTGGGCGCGAGCCGCGTCCGCGACCTGTTTGAGCAGGGCAAGAAGAATGCCCCCTGCATCATCTTCATCGACGAAATCGACGCAGTCGGCCGCCATCGCGGTGCCGGTCTGGGCGGCGGACACGATGAGCGCGAGCAGACGCTGAACCAGTTGCTCGTCGAGATGGACGGCTTTGAGTCGAACGACGGCGTGATCCTGGTCGCTGCGACCAACCGGCCCGACGTGCTCGATCCGGCGCTGCTGCGCCCTGGACGCTTCGATCGTCGCGTGGTTGTGGGCCTGCCTGACGTGCGTGGCCGCGAGGAAGTGCTTCGCGTACACGTGAAGAAGGTTCCGCTGTCTGACGATGTGAACCTGAACGTGCTGGCGCGCGGTACACCGGGCTTCAGTGGCGCCGACCTGGCCAACATGGTGAACGAGGCCGCGCTGAACGGCGCTCGCCTGAACCGCAAGCAGGTCACGATGTACGACTTCGAGCTCGCCAAGGACAAGGTCCTGATGGGCGCGGAACGCAAGTCGATGTTGCTGACCGACGAGGAGAAGCGGGTAACCGCGTATCACGAGGCCGGCCACGCGCTGGTGTCGTTCCTGCGCGATCACTCGGATCCGATCCACAAGGTGACGATTATTCCGCGTGGCATGGCGCTGGGCGTTACGGTGTACCTGCCTGACGACCGGCACAACTATACCCGCGACTACCTCGAAACCCGGCTGGCAACGGCTTACGGCGGACGCGTGGCGGAGGAGATCTTCCTCAACCAGATGTCAACCGGCGCCGGTTCCGATATCGAAGTGGCTACCGATCTTGCTCGCCGCATGGTGTGCGAGTATGGCATGAGCCGCCTGGGACCGCTGACCTTCGGCAAGAAGGAAGAGCAGATCTTCCTGGGCCGCGAGATTGCGCAGCACAGGGACTTCAGCGAAGAGACGGCGCGCCAGATCGATCTTGAAGTGCGGCGCTACATCGACGAGGCGTACCAGTCGGCGTACACGCTGATCAACACGCACCAGGACGCGATGCACCGCCTTTCGGCCGCTTTGCTTGAGCGTGAGACGATTGATGCCGATGAAGTGAAGCTGCTGATCGAGGGCAAGGAACTGCCTCCGATGCGCAGCCCGCTGGCTGCTCCTGGCGACGGCCCCGGCACCGGACAACAGGTGCTGAAGCCGGAATCGCGCGGCGGTTCGGGATTCCCCGAAGGCTCGCCGAGCCCGGCATAA